One stretch of Magnetococcales bacterium DNA includes these proteins:
- a CDS encoding PBP1A family penicillin-binding protein translates to MARDVGERIEAMEQLLSQWRQADHDEIALIRDELKGLLARIDRIDAAWKLRPAQWQKEEALLRTTSDSRPLPPSDSLAMPQTTQRSSKRSWLLGCLVTLLTLILLTLLTLSGHRAFVELWARLPDREQIEVTSRSLQLIVKKEQGNIEEVAVVNTVPIPLDRLPPHVWQAFVAIEDQRFFTHGGLDPLGIFSSLFRSVIQGRRLGGGSTISQQTVKNLFFNPSRSLYRKIRESVLSLKLEHYFSKNEILQMYLNNAYFGDTVYGIEAAAQNYFSKHAYELNLMEAALLAGSVKGPNHYHPQRFPERSRARGRLVLEKMKQLGYIDDKALATARDGGVKKGGLTWQPIQHQYLRDWIIPELDRILGHKEGRFRVMTTLDPILQDEAHAALMGQLRKARSRQVHEGAILTLARDGAVLAMQGGVDFSESQLNRCTQAVRSPGSALKTFLYLTALEKGMTRETVLDDSPVEIDEWMPNNIDNEYLGEISLEQAFILSRNTVAVQVLQQLGLETYMGRLRQLGLERQMPANYTLALGTGEMTMLELATLYGILANDGYKVTPYAIHGILDMQGELLYWRQAPPAKRLVDPEPLARIRDLLARVVRSGTGRKAAFGKGSIHGKTGTSQNFRDAWFVGFTGERTTAVWLGNDDSTPMDDVTGGSLPAVIWKNYMEKVSH, encoded by the coding sequence ATGGCTCGGGACGTCGGCGAACGGATCGAGGCCATGGAACAGCTGTTGTCGCAGTGGCGGCAGGCGGATCATGATGAAATCGCCCTCATCCGCGATGAACTCAAAGGGCTTCTCGCACGCATCGATCGGATTGACGCGGCGTGGAAACTCAGACCTGCCCAATGGCAAAAGGAGGAGGCCCTTCTCCGAACCACCAGCGATTCACGACCACTCCCCCCTTCCGATTCCCTCGCGATGCCCCAGACGACTCAGAGATCTTCCAAGAGGTCGTGGCTTTTGGGATGTCTGGTGACGCTGCTCACGCTGATTTTGCTGACCCTCCTGACGCTGTCGGGGCATCGGGCCTTTGTGGAACTCTGGGCACGTCTTCCCGACCGGGAACAGATCGAGGTGACCAGTCGCTCCTTGCAGTTGATCGTGAAGAAGGAGCAGGGAAACATCGAAGAGGTCGCGGTGGTCAATACGGTGCCCATCCCTCTCGACCGTCTCCCGCCCCATGTCTGGCAGGCCTTCGTTGCCATCGAGGATCAGCGGTTTTTCACGCACGGCGGATTGGATCCTCTGGGTATATTTTCCAGCCTGTTTCGTTCGGTCATTCAGGGACGACGTCTGGGAGGCGGGAGCACCATCAGTCAGCAGACGGTCAAAAATTTGTTTTTCAATCCGTCGCGCAGCCTCTACCGCAAGATTCGGGAATCGGTATTGTCCCTGAAGTTGGAACATTATTTTTCAAAGAATGAAATTTTACAGATGTATCTCAATAATGCCTATTTTGGCGACACGGTTTACGGCATCGAGGCGGCGGCGCAAAATTATTTTTCCAAGCACGCTTACGAACTGAACCTGATGGAAGCGGCGCTTCTGGCAGGATCGGTGAAGGGACCCAATCATTATCATCCGCAAAGATTTCCCGAGAGAAGCCGCGCCCGGGGACGTCTGGTCCTGGAAAAGATGAAACAACTCGGATACATCGACGACAAGGCATTGGCAACGGCGCGGGATGGAGGGGTCAAGAAGGGTGGTTTGACCTGGCAACCGATTCAACACCAGTATCTCAGGGATTGGATCATCCCCGAACTCGACCGGATTCTGGGACACAAAGAGGGGCGTTTCCGGGTGATGACGACCCTCGACCCCATCCTCCAGGACGAGGCCCACGCCGCCTTGATGGGGCAGTTGCGCAAGGCACGATCCAGGCAGGTGCATGAGGGGGCCATCCTTACCCTGGCACGGGACGGCGCGGTATTGGCCATGCAGGGCGGGGTCGATTTTTCGGAAAGTCAGTTGAACCGTTGCACCCAGGCGGTCCGGTCGCCGGGATCGGCCCTGAAGACGTTTCTTTACCTGACTGCCCTGGAAAAAGGGATGACGCGGGAGACGGTTCTGGACGATTCCCCGGTGGAGATCGACGAATGGATGCCCAACAACATCGACAACGAATATCTGGGAGAGATTTCCCTGGAACAGGCGTTCATCCTGTCGCGCAACACGGTCGCGGTCCAGGTTCTGCAACAATTGGGACTTGAAACCTACATGGGCCGGTTGCGTCAACTTGGACTGGAACGGCAGATGCCAGCCAATTATACCCTGGCCCTGGGAACGGGGGAAATGACGATGCTCGAACTGGCAACCTTGTACGGAATCCTGGCCAATGATGGATACAAGGTCACCCCCTACGCCATTCATGGCATTTTGGACATGCAGGGAGAACTTCTGTACTGGCGTCAGGCCCCTCCGGCCAAACGCCTCGTCGATCCGGAACCTTTGGCCCGGATCCGGGACCTTCTGGCCAGGGTGGTCCGTTCCGGAACCGGACGCAAAGCAGCCTTTGGCAAGGGTTCGATTCATGGCAAAACCGGCACCAGTCAAAATTTCCGGGATGCCTGGTTTGTCGGATTCACCGGCGAACGGACCACGGCGGTCTGGTTGGGCAACGATGACAGCACCCCCATGGACGATGTCACCGGTGGCAGCCTGCCGGCGGTCATCTGGAAAAACTACATGGAGAAGGTGTCTCATTAA
- a CDS encoding OmpA family protein, with the protein MKKALLGGALAIFISAPAYAHMAMIDGHLGHHMAMGHDADGDRIGDAVDHCPGTSPLATVNFMGCDTDGDMDGIADHRDDCRYTPPGIKVDTRGCRIDADIDGVVDAMDKCPTETPWGDRVNSDGCSSPAKAVLFFKTNSSSVAKEDIKKLEEVAKELKANRGTRIEIQGHADSRATSSYNASLGDRRAAAAKKILVGKFKVDPKQIVVTSHGEQRPRHYNQYAAGQGKNRRVEIHLVRELHANEGPTAREFDSIR; encoded by the coding sequence ATGAAAAAAGCTCTGTTAGGCGGAGCGCTTGCGATCTTCATCAGCGCCCCGGCATATGCACACATGGCCATGATCGACGGGCATCTGGGCCATCATATGGCCATGGGTCACGATGCCGATGGTGACCGGATCGGCGATGCCGTCGATCATTGTCCGGGGACTTCACCCTTGGCCACGGTCAACTTCATGGGCTGTGATACCGACGGCGACATGGACGGCATTGCCGACCATCGTGACGATTGCCGGTACACCCCTCCGGGAATCAAGGTGGATACCCGTGGCTGCCGCATCGATGCCGACATCGACGGGGTGGTCGATGCGATGGACAAATGCCCCACGGAAACCCCCTGGGGTGACCGGGTGAACAGCGACGGCTGCTCTTCGCCCGCCAAGGCGGTTTTGTTCTTCAAGACCAACAGCTCCAGCGTTGCCAAGGAAGACATCAAGAAACTCGAAGAGGTCGCCAAGGAATTGAAAGCCAATCGTGGCACCCGCATTGAAATCCAAGGCCACGCCGATTCCCGTGCCACCAGCTCCTACAATGCGTCGCTGGGTGACAGAAGGGCCGCCGCCGCCAAGAAAATCCTGGTTGGGAAATTCAAGGTGGATCCCAAACAGATTGTGGTCACCAGCCATGGCGAGCAACGTCCGCGTCACTACAATCAGTATGCCGCCGGTCAAGGCAAGAATCGTCGTGTCGAAATTCATCTGGTCCGTGAACTTCACGCCAACGAAGGCCCCACGGCCCGCGAGTTCGATTCCATCCGTTGA